A stretch of DNA from Allomeiothermus silvanus DSM 9946:
AGGTCCTTCTCCGAAGTTTCGCACCGCTGCGTAGTAAGTGTAGGCCAGGACGTAGCACTTGTCCTTGCGGGGGTCCCACCAAGACAGGTCGCCACACACCGATTTCAGGTTGGACAAGAAGCGGTCGTCCACATACTTGCGATAGGTCTCGCTACGCCCTCGAGCGTACTGCGGCACGTTGCGGTAGCCGAAGTCGTGGTGGTTGCAGGGGTCTTTAAAGTTGAGGAAGAGCGGCTTGTCAGGGGAATAGCTGCACCCGTCGTTGCTCCAATCGGGGCCACTATATGTGCGGTAGTAGGTAAAAAAGGTACCGTAAGGGATCGCGGTCGCCAGGTAGACGGTATAGTCGAAGTTAGGCCAGCGCGAGTCTTGGGCCGCCACCAGCGCCTCTAGTTGGGACTGTAGCTGGATTAGCTGGCTTTCCACCCGGGCGAACTCGGGTTGCAAAATGGTCTGGATCTTCTGTAGCTCACCCTCGCTCAGGGCGTCGATCTGCTCAGGGGTGAGGGCGGCGATTTGCTCGAGGGTCCAATTAGGAGCGCCCGTCTGCGATCCGCACGCCGCCAACACCAGCACAAGCATCAACAACACTACACGCATCTTTGCCTCCTTAACGGCTCCACTTCCTGCGAGGCTCCAGATCAGCGGGCACCTAGTTCAGCATAGGCTGCTTCCCCGTCAGGGGAACACCTTGCGGCTATTGAACCCTCACCTAGTTTTACCCACCCACGTGGACGATCGGACGGCGTTTGAGGTTGGGCTCGGCCTTGCGCAAGATCTCGTGGGTGAGGGGGGGGATATCCCCCTCACCAAAAAGCACGAAGCGCAAAGCCAGCTGCAAGGGATTGCCCTCCGACCACTGGAAGTAGATGTGCGGAACCTTGCCGGTGATGTCGCGGATGTGTAGGGCTACTGCGGCGATGGCGTTGGCTACCGCAGGAGCCTCGGTGCGAAACACTTGGTAATCCCCCACCTCGAGCCCCCGCACCCGGAGCGTACCGGAAAACTCCGAGGCATCAATCACCCCCACCTCGAGGAAGAGGATGGGCTCTTTGGCGGGCAGGTGGGTGAACTCGCGTACCCGTTTGGCCTTCTCGATGTACTCGTAGGCCTTGCCGGTCTCGCGGTGGTGGGCCACAATGCGGATCTCACCCGGGATGCTTTCGATGAAGCGCCTGGCTTCCTCATCCAAAATCACCTCTTTCACCCGCAGTTCGGTGGATCGCAGCACCCGCGAGATGAAGGAGACCACTACGATGGAGGCTACGAAGATGCTGGCGATCTGGAGGCCGCCGGGTTGCTCGAGGATGTTGACCACCAGGGTGTATATGAAAACTAAGCTAATCAGCCCAAAAGCGATCACCGAAGCTTGCTGGCGTTTGTGCAGCGCGGAAAGGGTCACGGCGACCGCCGCCGAAGTCATCAGGGCTAGCACCCCGGTAGCGTAGGCGGCAGCTTGGGCATCCACACTGGCCCGGAAGATCAGGGTGACTACGAAACAGATCGCGGTGTAGATGAGCACCAACGGGCGGGTAGCCCGAGCCCATTCCGGGGCCATCCCGTAGCGGGGAAGATAGCGCGGCACGATATTGAGCAGTCCAGCCATGGCGCTAGCCCCGGCGAACCACAAAATCAAGATGGTAGAGAGGTCGTAGAGGGTGCCAAAGAGTTCGCCTAAGTGGCGGTGGGCTAGATAGGCTAAAGCCCGTCCGCTAGCCTGACCTGTCGGCTTGACCACCGTCACCTGCCGGGCGTCGCCGCTCTCGGTCACGTTCACTAGAAGGGTGATCTCCCCCCGCGGGCCAAGTGAAATCCGCTCGTTGAAGCTCCCGCTGCGGTTAGGGACGCGGTAAGTATACACATCTTGAGGGTTCCCGCTCAGCGGAATGTCTATGCTCGAAACCCCACGCCGAAGTTCACGCGAGACCGAGGTCTCTGGCCAGAATTCGCTGGGGGGGATCAGCCAGGTCGTCACCAGGCTGCTGGTGATGAGCATCACGCTCATGATGAGGGCGGCTGTGGTGAGTAGCTTGCGCGAGTTGCGAATCCGGCCTTTGGGGTGCGCCGGATCGTCGTCAGGGTCGCCCTTCACCAAGGGCATCACCACCACCCCGGTCTCGAAGCCGCTGAGCCCCAGGGCCAACTTAGGAAAGACCAGCAACGCGGCCACGATCACCGCCATGGGGCTGGCGTAGTTCTGGTTGATAAGGTCAACCCAGCGGGTGATGACCTCGCGTTGCTGGAAAGCCTCGAGCAACCCGGTTACCACCACCACTAAGCTCAACCCGATGTAGATCACCACCAGCACCACCGCCACCCCGATAGCCTCGCGAAAGCCCTTGAGAAAAATGGCCCCCAGCAAGCCGATCAGCACCAGGGTGAGACCGACCTGGTAATTCCAGCCTCGAGGCCAAAAGGGGTTTTCGATGATGTGTTTGGAGGCGTCGGCGGCGGAGAGGGTAATGGTGATGACGAAGCCTGTCGCCACGAAGCCCAGCAAGGCCAGCACGAACACCTTAGCTGTCCAACCGCCCAGCAGCCGCTCGAGCATGGAGATCGAGCCGTCCCCATGGGGGCTCTCCTCCGCCACCCGGCGGTACATCGGTAGCGCGCCGAAAAGCGTCACCAGCACCAGCACCAATGTGGCGAAGGGGGAGAGGATTCCCGCAGCCAGCGCTGCGATGCCGGGTTGATAACCCAAGGTGGAAAAGTAATCCACCCCGGTTAGGCACATCACCCGGTACCAGGGGTGGGTCTGGTGGACCTCTTTTTCCGGCTGATGGTAGCTTTCTCCTAGGCTATGTTGCCCTTCGGTGAGCCACTTTTTAAAGCGCCTGCGGAAAAGCCGCCAGTAGGTTTGGGACTGGGCCATAGCATCGCCTACCGCATAAGTGTACTGGAAGTTACAAGTTTTGCGGATGGGAGGTCGGGGTCCTGGTTGGTTATAGCGGCTTTTGACCCCTGCGCCCAGGGTTCACCCCGCCCCCTAGCCAGAGGCGCTGTTTCGCGGCGATAGCCGGGTGGCGGTCAGGTTGGCCGCTGCACCCGAGCTACCAACCCCCCTAGCACCAACACCCCCACCGAGGCTGCAAACCCCGCTTGCAAGCTCCCCAATGCATCGGTGAGAAGCCCCGAAAGCCACGGCCCCAGACTCTGCCCCGCCGCAAAGATCACCGTGAAAACCGCGATCCCGTAACCCCACTGCGCAGGAGGCAAGGCCTGGCGCACCAAAGCGGTAATGGCCGTGACTACCGACAAAAACGAGCCGAACAGCAAGGCCGAGCCCAGCATCAGCAAGAAAGCCTTAGAGAGCAAGGGGAGCGCCGCCCCAGCGCTTATCGTGAACAGGATCAGGCTAAGCGCGCTCCCGTCGCGGCTCTTCTGGATACGCCCGCCCCATATCCTCCCGCCTCCCACCACCGCTATCCCCAACACCGACCAGAAGAGGGTCACCTCGAGGGTTCCCAACTCAGCGCGGACGAAAGCGATCACAAAGGTCATATAGACGATGTAGCCGAGCGCGAAGAGGAAATAAGCTACAGCGGTAGGCAGCAAACTCCCCAAGCTCCCGCCCTCGCTTCCTACGACAGCAGGCCGAGGCTCCTCAACCCGCCGTGCCGCCAGATAGGCCCCTCCGAAGCCCACCACCGAGAGCAACCCCAAGGCCATCCAAGCCCAAGGCCAGGCCCCTGAGCGATCCTCGAGCAGCACCGGAAGGAAAACCCCTGAGGCCAGGATGCCCAAGCCCACCCCGCCAAAATACACCCCCAGCACCAACGCTGAGCGGCTGGGGTCACGCGAGGCCAGGTGCGCAGCCAGAGCCCCGCCTGAGACGAAGACCAGCGCCCCGCTCACCCCGGCGATAAGCCGTAGGGCCACCAGCCCGAAGTAGTTATCGCTAACGCCGGAGAAAAGGAGGGCCAAGGCGGTGAGGGCCAGCGACCCCAGAAAGGTCGACCGATAGCCCCAGCGCAGCATCGCTGAATTCGCCAGGAGCGAGCCCAGCAGGTAGCCCACCGCGTTGGCGGTATTCATCCCCCCGGCCTGAGCGTAGGACCAGTGCAGATCCTCGCGCATGGCCGGGAGCACCAACGCATAGGCAAAGCGAGCGAAACCCAGCGCCACCGCCGGGCCCAGGGCCAAGCCCAAAGCTACACGGAGCAGGCTCACCGTGCGGTACCCCGGAGATTTTCGCGCGCTTGGGAGAGTAGGTCGGGTTCCACACCTTACTATACCGAGGCTGGAACGAAGAACCCGCCCTGGGGGAGTATTCTGAGCCATGACTACCGCCCAGCGCTGGATTGTCACTGCCACCGTGCTCGGCTCGGGGATCGTGTTCCTGGATTCCACCGGGGTCAACGTAGCTCTGCCCCGGATCGGTTCGGAGTTGAAGTCGAGCTTCTTCGCCACGCTCGAGGCCCGGCCCTACGTGTATAACGGCTACTTGCTCTCCTTGAGCGCCCTGCTGATCCTGGCCGGGGCCCTCTCCGACCGCTACGGCAGACGCCGGATGTACGGGCGTGTTGCCCAAGACCACCCAGGCTGCCCGCGAATCCTCCACCCAAGCCTTTCAGCGATGCTGCTGTGGGTAGGACTGCTGGTAGGGGGTCTTGGTGAACGGGTTAGGGCTGGAATCGGCAGCCTCGAGCAAAGGTGGCGCGGGAATCTGCGCTTGGGCGGAAGACTAAAAACCAACCGGCTTTGCTCCTTCACTGCGTTCGGGGAAACAACGCCTCGAGGGCTTTTTCCATAGGTAGGTCGTGACCTGTTTCGGCCAGGGTGCGCAGGTCATCGGGGACCGCGATATCGGGCGTGACCCGGGCCGGGTAAGGGTTTCCCCCCGGCAGAAAGGCTCGGTTGTAGGAGATGTTGAGCCCACCCCCGTTGATGAGGCCGAAGGTGCGGGTGGTGGTGTTGCCCACCCCGGCGGTGGGCTCCCCGATCACCACCCCCGCCTTGGCAAGCTGGATCGCTGAGGCCAGATACTCTGCCCCGGAAGCGCTCTCGCCGTTCACCAGAACCGCCAGGGGGCCGCTCCAGCGAGCCAGACTGGGGAGGTTCAGGCGGGTAACCTCGGCCCCGCTTTTGTTACGCACGGTGATCCGCCCATCCTTGACCATCAGTTCGTTGCGCTCGACGTCGTAGCGATCGGTGAAAGCCACGTAAGGGCTTTCCATGAAGGCCGCCATGCTGATAAGGGCCTCTATCGCACTACCCCCGTTGTTACCGCGCAGCTCGAGCACCATAGCCCTCGCCCCGGCGGCCTGAGCCTGCCGCACCAGCTCGTGAACCCGCTGCCCCACCTGCCCCTCGGCCAGAAAGTCGGGGATGCGTAGCACCGCTACCCCGTCCGGGCGCATTTTGAGCGAGGGAAGCCGGGCCAGGTTGATCTCACGTCCGGTCACAACGATCTCGAGCTTTTGCCGCTCGGGGCCGCGCAGCACCGTAAGCCGCACCGGCTGCCCACTCTGGACCATCTGGCTGAGGGCCTGAACTACCTCGCTGTCGCTGGCGTACCCGCTCAGGGCCTTGCCGCCCAGGGCGACGATCCGGTCGCCGTATTGCAACCCGGCCTGATCCGCCGGGCCGCCCTCCACCACGTCCACCACCAGCCGGTCGCGCGAGCCAGGAATGGACCGGTGTTCCACCCCGATCCGCAACGTTCCTGAAGGGGCCTGACCGCGGCTATTTTGCCGGAAGCGCCCCAAAGCCTCGGGGGACTGGTAGTAAGTATGGCCGTCGCCCAGGTCACTGATCATACGCTGGATCACGCTCACCGCGGTGTCGTAGGAGCAGGCCTGTTTTTGGTTGGCGCAGGCGGTATCCAGGCTCTTCTGGTACTGGGCGGTAAGTTCCTTGAGGTCGGTGCTGGCTGGGCCGTTGTAGTAGAACTCGAGGTAAAAACTGGCCTGGTCGAAGAGGTCTTGGGCCGGGCTGGCCAATCCCACAGTAGCGAAAACCAGCGCCAAGGCGAAAAAAAATCGGTGGATTTTGCGCATCAGATGTCTTTGCATCGGATCCCTACTTCAGCAGCTCGAGAGCTTTTTCCAACACCAGGTCACGCCCCCGGCTCAAGGCTTCCAGATCCTCCGGCAGCAGCACATCCGGGGTCACCTTAAGGGGGAAAGGGGTTTGGTCTAAAGCCCGCATCCTGAGGCTCGAGACCGAGATGAAATCTCCACTGATGAGCGGTCCCTCGGCATCACCCGAAACCCCCAAAGCCCCGGCGGTAGGCTCCCCTACCACCTTGGCCCGCCCCGCCGCCTGGAGGAAATAAGCCAGCATCTCCGCAGAGTTCACCGTGTAGCGGTTCACCAGCACCACCAGTGGGAGCTTGGCCTGGTAAGGGTTGGGTACGGCCCGCTCCGGCTCGCGCTCTTGCCCCTCGCGTTGGCTGAACACCTGGCCGTTCTCGAGCGTCACGGTCTCGTCGAGGCCCTGAAAGCGCCAGTCGTAGATGAACCCAGCCTTGGGGATAAAAGCCCCCGCTGCCAGCAGGGCTTCTACGTCGTAGCCGGTAAGCGCGTCGCGCAGGTCGAGGATCATCCCCTTGGCCCCCGCGCTTTCGGCCCGCCGGGCGGCCTCGTAGACGCGCTCGGCCACGCTGAACTGGGGCGAGTTGTAGAAGTGGTAAACCTTCAGGTAAGCCACCTTACCCAGTAGCTCGTAGCGGGGCTGCATGCTCTCTTGGGCCACCCGCGCGGTGAGGTTCACGCTCCGGCTGGTTCCTTGGCGGCTATAGGTAAGGGGAAAAGGGTTCTGGGCGGTCCCCCCACTTCGCGGCGTAGCCAGCGTCACCCCGCTTCGCGGTGTAGCCAGCGCCTCGAGCTCCTCTAACCTAGCGAGCGTGGCAGGCTGCCCGGCCAAGCTGGTGATGAGGTCGCCCCGGCGCAAGCCAGCCTCGAAAGCCGGTTCACCGGGGAAAGACTCCACCACCACCAACCCCTTGGGGGTCTCACGGGCCCACACCCCGATGCGCGGGGCCACCGGACCCAAGCCTTGCTCATAGCGCCGGGCGTCCTCGAGTTCACGGGCGCTCACGAAGCGGGTAAAGGGATCACCCAGCTTCTGGATGATGTCCTCGAGCACCCGGTGGGCCTGCTCGTAGCCACAGCGGTCCTTGCTGGAAGCGCAGGCCTGGTCGAGCTGAGGCTGGTAGAGGCGGCGCAACTCGCGGAACGAAGGCAGTGGTGCCGGGCCGTTATAGTAAAAGCCCAGAAAAAAAGTTCCCTGGTCGAACAGCGCCTGAGCCAAAGAGGTAGGTGGGGGGGCCGCCTGGGCAGTAGATAGCCAGGCCAGCACAGCACCAAGCGCTGGGACCAACGCCTTGCCCAGGGGGGTTTTGCTAAATGGCATACCCCAACTATACGCAGACCAGGATTAGTTTTGTGGTTGCGGGGGATGTTTAGCGGGCTCGAGGCTTCCCTTTCCCAATGGGGCGGAAGCGGATGGCCTGCCACTCGGCATCCAAAACCACCACCGTCACCACCCGTAAACCCTCTTTAAAGACCACGTTCCAGGCGGTGTCGCGGTGCATCTCGTTGTCCAGGCGGCGGGGGTAGGCGATCCAGAACTGCCCGCCGGGTTTGAGGGCCGCCAGCGCAGCGGGCAAAGCCGCGCGAAGCTCGGCCTCGGAGCGCACAAACACTTCCACCACATCGCAACTAGCCTCACTGACGGTGGGCCGCCGGGGCAATT
This window harbors:
- a CDS encoding phospholipase A2; amino-acid sequence: MRVVLLMLVLVLAACGSQTGAPNWTLEQIAALTPEQIDALSEGELQKIQTILQPEFARVESQLIQLQSQLEALVAAQDSRWPNFDYTVYLATAIPYGTFFTYYRTYSGPDWSNDGCSYSPDKPLFLNFKDPCNHHDFGYRNVPQYARGRSETYRKYVDDRFLSNLKSVCGDLSWWDPRKDKCYVLAYTYYAAVRNFGEGPYYSTQKRYP
- a CDS encoding APC family permease is translated as MAQSQTYWRLFRRRFKKWLTEGQHSLGESYHQPEKEVHQTHPWYRVMCLTGVDYFSTLGYQPGIAALAAGILSPFATLVLVLVTLFGALPMYRRVAEESPHGDGSISMLERLLGGWTAKVFVLALLGFVATGFVITITLSAADASKHIIENPFWPRGWNYQVGLTLVLIGLLGAIFLKGFREAIGVAVVLVVIYIGLSLVVVVTGLLEAFQQREVITRWVDLINQNYASPMAVIVAALLVFPKLALGLSGFETGVVVMPLVKGDPDDDPAHPKGRIRNSRKLLTTAALIMSVMLITSSLVTTWLIPPSEFWPETSVSRELRRGVSSIDIPLSGNPQDVYTYRVPNRSGSFNERISLGPRGEITLLVNVTESGDARQVTVVKPTGQASGRALAYLAHRHLGELFGTLYDLSTILILWFAGASAMAGLLNIVPRYLPRYGMAPEWARATRPLVLIYTAICFVVTLIFRASVDAQAAAYATGVLALMTSAAVAVTLSALHKRQQASVIAFGLISLVFIYTLVVNILEQPGGLQIASIFVASIVVVSFISRVLRSTELRVKEVILDEEARRFIESIPGEIRIVAHHRETGKAYEYIEKAKRVREFTHLPAKEPILFLEVGVIDASEFSGTLRVRGLEVGDYQVFRTEAPAVANAIAAVALHIRDITGKVPHIYFQWSEGNPLQLALRFVLFGEGDIPPLTHEILRKAEPNLKRRPIVHVGG
- a CDS encoding YbfB/YjiJ family MFS transporter; the encoded protein is MSLLRVALGLALGPAVALGFARFAYALVLPAMREDLHWSYAQAGGMNTANAVGYLLGSLLANSAMLRWGYRSTFLGSLALTALALLFSGVSDNYFGLVALRLIAGVSGALVFVSGGALAAHLASRDPSRSALVLGVYFGGVGLGILASGVFLPVLLEDRSGAWPWAWMALGLLSVVGFGGAYLAARRVEEPRPAVVGSEGGSLGSLLPTAVAYFLFALGYIVYMTFVIAFVRAELGTLEVTLFWSVLGIAVVGGGRIWGGRIQKSRDGSALSLILFTISAGAALPLLSKAFLLMLGSALLFGSFLSVVTAITALVRQALPPAQWGYGIAVFTVIFAAGQSLGPWLSGLLTDALGSLQAGFAASVGVLVLGGLVARVQRPT
- a CDS encoding S41 family peptidase; translation: MQRHLMRKIHRFFFALALVFATVGLASPAQDLFDQASFYLEFYYNGPASTDLKELTAQYQKSLDTACANQKQACSYDTAVSVIQRMISDLGDGHTYYQSPEALGRFRQNSRGQAPSGTLRIGVEHRSIPGSRDRLVVDVVEGGPADQAGLQYGDRIVALGGKALSGYASDSEVVQALSQMVQSGQPVRLTVLRGPERQKLEIVVTGREINLARLPSLKMRPDGVAVLRIPDFLAEGQVGQRVHELVRQAQAAGARAMVLELRGNNGGSAIEALISMAAFMESPYVAFTDRYDVERNELMVKDGRITVRNKSGAEVTRLNLPSLARWSGPLAVLVNGESASGAEYLASAIQLAKAGVVIGEPTAGVGNTTTRTFGLINGGGLNISYNRAFLPGGNPYPARVTPDIAVPDDLRTLAETGHDLPMEKALEALFPRTQ
- a CDS encoding S41 family peptidase, which encodes MPFSKTPLGKALVPALGAVLAWLSTAQAAPPPTSLAQALFDQGTFFLGFYYNGPAPLPSFRELRRLYQPQLDQACASSKDRCGYEQAHRVLEDIIQKLGDPFTRFVSARELEDARRYEQGLGPVAPRIGVWARETPKGLVVVESFPGEPAFEAGLRRGDLITSLAGQPATLARLEELEALATPRSGVTLATPRSGGTAQNPFPLTYSRQGTSRSVNLTARVAQESMQPRYELLGKVAYLKVYHFYNSPQFSVAERVYEAARRAESAGAKGMILDLRDALTGYDVEALLAAGAFIPKAGFIYDWRFQGLDETVTLENGQVFSQREGQEREPERAVPNPYQAKLPLVVLVNRYTVNSAEMLAYFLQAAGRAKVVGEPTAGALGVSGDAEGPLISGDFISVSSLRMRALDQTPFPLKVTPDVLLPEDLEALSRGRDLVLEKALELLK